GCAGAAGTCCGTTGATATGTCGCAGCAAGGTTGATTTACCACAACCATTCTTTCCGGCAATGGCTACAAATTCACCTTTGCGGATTTTCAGAGTTATGGAATCCAGGGCAGGGGTGCCATCGGGATAGCGGTAACTCAGGTTTTCAATTTTGATCATGCTGATCGGTCAGGGAATATCTGGAAGATACTGCTGCTGCAGCAACAAGTTTCAGAACTGCACCAGGAAGATAGGGAATCATTCCAAGTGCAATTGCCTGTGTCATACCCAGGTCTGCAACATTCATAAGTTGAAGTATTCCGAAAAGATAGATCACGGAAAGACCTGCAAGCATAATAATCATATTCATAGCTATATTTTTTGTTCCGAGGCGGTCTGACAGGTAACCTATGATAAAAGCACCGAACATGAAACCAATGAGAAATCCGCCGGTTGGACCGAATATCATTCCAAGACCGGAACTTCCACCGGAGAACACAGGCAGACCTGCTATTCCAAGAAGCAGATATACAACTACACTGATAGCTCCCCATCTTGCTCCCAATATAGCACCTGTCAGCAATACAAAAAATGTCTGCAATGTAATAGGGACCGGGCTTACAGGCACAGGGATCTCAATATATGCACCAACTGCCATGAGGGCAGCAAAAAGAGAGGCGAAGACCATTTTTTTGATATTGTTATTATTCGTTGCCTGAAAATGATTTTCTTTCAACATTAGATCACCATTCGTTTTAACGGAGTATTGTTAACCAATTGGTTTTGCGAATGGTTTACAAAATATATAACTCTTATGTCAAAAGAACAGTAAGCAACCAAAGTAAGTATACAAAAAGAGAATTGCTGTGCAGGAAGATCCTGCACAAAAAAGATTTACATATCCATATCAGGCTGTGGCATTCCTGGAGGCATTGCGCCGCCCTTGCCGGTTGCAGCTACAACATCATCGATCCTGAGGATCATTACTGTTGCTTCTGTTGCTGCATTGATTGCCTGGGTCTTGATTCTGAGTGGCTCAAGGACATTGTTCTCGTACATGTCTACAACCTTGCCGGTGTAAACATCAAGACCCATGTTCTTGTTACCCTGCTCGTGCTGTGCACGGAGGTCAATGAGCTTGTCTATTGGGTCAAGACCTGCATTCTCTGCAAGTGTCTGTGGGATGATCTCAAGTGCCTCTGCGAACTTGCCGACTGCAAGCTGCTCTCTGCCCTTAAGTGTTGCTGCGTAGTCCCTGAGTCTGAGTGCGAGCTCGATCTCAGGTGAACCGCCACCAGCTACGATCTTCTTGTCTTCGAGTGCTACACCGATAACACAGAGTGCATCGTTAAGTGCACGTTTAAGACTGTCTACGATGTGTGTAGTACCACCGTGAAGAATGAGTGAAGAGGTCTTAGCTTCCTTGCAGCCGAGCAGGAATGTCATCTTTGAACCGTGGAGGTCACGCTCTTCTACAGTTTCAGCTTCACCAAGGTCTTCTGGCCTGATGTCAGTTACATCCTGGAACAAGGTTGCTCCGGTTGCCTTTGCCAGCTTCTTAAGGTCGCTCTTTGTTATTCTTCTGCATGCGTAGATTCCAGCCTTCTCAAGGTAATACTGTGCAAGGTCATCGATGCCTTTCTGGCAGAATACGACATTTGCACCGCTTGCAATGATCTTGTCAACCATTTCCTTGACCATTTTCTCTTCCTGTTCTACGAAGAGGTTCATCTGATCCGGGGAGGTGATCTTGATCTCTGCAGTCTTCTCGATCTTCTGGAACTCAATTGCAAAGCTTGCAAGGAGG
The sequence above is a segment of the uncultured Methanolobus sp. genome. Coding sequences within it:
- a CDS encoding biotin transporter BioY, which codes for MLKENHFQATNNNNIKKMVFASLFAALMAVGAYIEIPVPVSPVPITLQTFFVLLTGAILGARWGAISVVVYLLLGIAGLPVFSGGSSGLGMIFGPTGGFLIGFMFGAFIIGYLSDRLGTKNIAMNMIIMLAGLSVIYLFGILQLMNVADLGMTQAIALGMIPYLPGAVLKLVAAAAVSSRYSLTDQHDQN
- the thsA gene encoding thermosome subunit alpha; this translates as MAGYALGNRNRSRARDAQSINILAGKAVAKAVRTTLGPKGMDKMLVDGLGDIVITNDGATILKEMDIEHPAAKMVVEVSKTQDAEVGDGTTTAAVLTGELLTKAEELIEKGVHPTIISGGYRHAAEKAVEILKTITIDVSPDDRETLMKLAKTSLTGKAAGEYKEFLAEKALDAVLSVVEETDEGIKVDVEDITIEKRDGGSILDTELVKGLVIDKERVRPNMPKRIENAKVLLASFAIEFQKIEKTAEIKITSPDQMNLFVEQEEKMVKEMVDKIIASGANVVFCQKGIDDLAQYYLEKAGIYACRRITKSDLKKLAKATGATLFQDVTDIRPEDLGEAETVEERDLHGSKMTFLLGCKEAKTSSLILHGGTTHIVDSLKRALNDALCVIGVALEDKKIVAGGGSPEIELALRLRDYAATLKGREQLAVGKFAEALEIIPQTLAENAGLDPIDKLIDLRAQHEQGNKNMGLDVYTGKVVDMYENNVLEPLRIKTQAINAATEATVMILRIDDVVAATGKGGAMPPGMPQPDMDM